One window of the Candidatus Izemoplasmatales bacterium genome contains the following:
- the trmB gene encoding tRNA (guanosine(46)-N7)-methyltransferase TrmB, producing MRLRKVRDAAERLARHPEIMVSVPVSHRGVWNALFPDRSRPIRLEIGIGKGRFLIDVAKRHPDVNFIGIEKFDSVILRAMEKLVEEPLANVRLVHMDAADLPLVFAPGEIDLLYLNFSDPWPKTYQAKRRLTSPLFLARYEAVMKPRAAVLYKTDNFAFFRYTMTTLVDTGWTIDRISLDLHAEAHEDNVETEFESRFVQLGQPIYHIAFHLGGGFPC from the coding sequence ATGCGGCTCAGGAAGGTTCGGGACGCGGCCGAGCGGCTCGCCCGCCATCCCGAGATCATGGTTTCCGTTCCCGTGTCCCATCGCGGCGTCTGGAACGCTCTCTTTCCCGATCGCTCGCGGCCGATCCGGCTCGAAATCGGCATCGGCAAGGGACGGTTTCTGATCGACGTCGCAAAACGGCATCCCGACGTCAACTTCATCGGCATCGAGAAGTTCGATTCGGTGATCTTGCGTGCGATGGAGAAACTGGTGGAGGAACCGCTCGCCAACGTCCGGCTCGTCCATATGGATGCCGCCGACCTCCCGCTCGTCTTCGCCCCGGGAGAAATCGACCTGCTCTACCTGAACTTCTCCGATCCGTGGCCGAAAACATACCAGGCGAAACGGCGGCTGACCAGTCCGCTGTTCCTCGCCCGCTACGAAGCGGTCATGAAACCGCGCGCGGCCGTTTTGTACAAGACCGATAATTTCGCCTTTTTCCGCTACACCATGACGACGCTCGTCGACACGGGATGGACCATCGACCGGATTTCGCTCGACCTGCACGCGGAAGCGCACGAAGACAACGTCGAGACCGAGTTCGAGAGCCGTTTCGTCCAGCTCGGGCAGCCGATCTACCACATCGCATTCCATCTAGGAGGGGGATTTCCATGTTGA
- a CDS encoding Sapep family Mn(2+)-dependent dipeptidase, protein MEIGEGKEIVGILTHIDVVPTGGKWDTDPFGAVVKDGKIFARGAIDDKGPTMASYIALKMVRDQGIRLDKRVRLIIGCDEESGMRCIRKYKEYEDLPSVGFSPDAEFPLIYAEKGNFSFDVTGTEDDPLIASIEAGERYNVVPDECVAVLKKDVSGAFAAWLAKEGRQGKVEGNRYTVYGKNAHGAWPMAGLNAIFLMADFLKTVSASPFVRFLDRYLTHDHFGAKLGIDTVDPEMKELTNNTAIVRYADGEFRVGCNIRFPRNFEFAKKTARIKEAAESFGFVYRPLHKSEPHYVSPSDPLIKTLEAAYRKYTGDTTNPIFTIGGGTYARELQKGVAFGPCMPGDIEMAHQPNEYVIIRDMLLAAAIYAESIERLAGASI, encoded by the coding sequence ATCGAGATCGGCGAAGGCAAGGAGATCGTCGGGATCCTGACGCACATCGACGTCGTTCCGACCGGCGGGAAGTGGGATACCGACCCGTTCGGCGCCGTCGTCAAGGACGGCAAGATCTTCGCCCGTGGAGCGATCGACGACAAGGGACCGACGATGGCCTCCTACATCGCCCTCAAGATGGTCCGCGATCAGGGCATCAGGCTCGACAAGCGGGTTCGTCTGATCATCGGTTGCGACGAGGAGTCGGGGATGCGTTGCATCCGCAAATACAAGGAGTACGAAGATCTGCCGTCCGTCGGATTCTCTCCCGACGCCGAATTCCCGCTGATCTACGCCGAAAAAGGCAACTTCAGCTTCGACGTGACCGGAACGGAGGATGATCCGCTGATCGCCTCGATCGAAGCCGGGGAGCGCTACAACGTCGTTCCCGACGAGTGCGTCGCCGTCCTCAAGAAGGACGTCTCCGGCGCGTTCGCCGCATGGCTCGCGAAGGAAGGCCGACAGGGGAAGGTGGAAGGAAACCGCTATACCGTCTACGGCAAGAACGCCCACGGCGCCTGGCCGATGGCCGGTCTGAACGCGATCTTCCTGATGGCCGACTTCCTCAAGACGGTCTCCGCTTCGCCGTTCGTCCGCTTTCTCGACCGATATCTCACCCACGACCACTTCGGTGCCAAGCTCGGCATCGACACGGTCGATCCGGAGATGAAGGAACTGACGAACAACACCGCCATCGTCCGCTACGCCGACGGCGAGTTCAGGGTCGGATGCAACATCCGTTTCCCGCGGAACTTCGAGTTTGCGAAGAAGACCGCGAGGATCAAGGAAGCGGCGGAGTCCTTCGGATTCGTCTATCGCCCGCTGCACAAATCCGAACCCCACTACGTCTCCCCGTCCGACCCGCTCATCAAGACGCTGGAAGCCGCCTACCGCAAGTACACCGGCGACACGACGAATCCGATCTTCACGATCGGCGGCGGTACCTACGCCCGTGAATTGCAGAAGGGGGTCGCCTTCGGTCCGTGCATGCCCGGCGACATCGAGATGGCCCACCAGCCGAACGAGTACGTGATCATCCGCGACATGCTCCTCGCCGCCGCGATCTACGCCGAAAGCATCGAGCGGCTCGCCGGCGCTTCCATCTAG
- a CDS encoding heavy metal translocating P-type ATPase: MIKKIVMKNLTCASCISKIERRVGRLSYVNSASFNYTNQILLVDFKDGFDESVALKEIKGIVDVLEDNIDTHYLDRRTETPKPRFVDEYRFPLIGAVIIAVVFALFRFPDYINFVFKTNFAPLIQDPYRGIGYAVGYLFLVSRIFLMMLKGFKNHSFFDEHTLMFIATAAGMALGKYEESIAVIILYSIGEVLQARAVMRSKDEITALMDIKVEYANVVVNDAIVVRDPLQIKVGDILMVKHGERVPVDGIVTEGTSSMNTSELTGEVKLMRVEPGTPLLSGNINVGDVIRMRAEKEYSDSTLAKIIDLIENSTNNKSRTEMFITKFSRVYTPIVVALAFLMVMYGLLFAPGPFIDPAHLEESYLYRAATFLVISCPCSLVLSVPLSYFAGIGVAAKNGILFKGSTFLHTLTDVKTIALDKTGTLTYGSFFVSSYTDEETLRLAASLERYSNHPIAQAIAAYYTKPVYELSDVREIPGFGIRGALDGEQVLAGSRRFLIQNGIELPADKLPVGSYTFIARGGRYLGNVVAKDELKETSMETVRKFTKRYDTVMLTGDNEASAADIAMKLGGIEYYADLLPEQKLERFNAIRTKSVSLYVGDGINDAPLLRNADIGVSMGSASDLAIEVSDIIIINNDVRLLDKAIRIALRTRLTAAENIIFSLAVKVLFLTLSAFGVMWMWLSIFADVGVTLLCVLNALRIIYVQRYLHVEQKERKRT, encoded by the coding sequence ATGATAAAGAAGATCGTGATGAAGAATCTCACTTGCGCCAGCTGCATCTCGAAGATCGAACGCCGTGTCGGCCGTCTTTCGTATGTCAACAGCGCAAGCTTCAACTATACGAACCAGATCCTCCTCGTCGACTTCAAGGACGGGTTCGACGAAAGCGTCGCCCTGAAGGAGATCAAGGGCATCGTCGACGTCCTCGAGGACAACATCGACACCCACTATCTCGACCGTCGCACCGAAACGCCGAAACCGCGTTTCGTCGACGAGTATCGTTTCCCGCTGATCGGAGCGGTCATCATCGCGGTCGTCTTCGCGCTCTTCCGCTTCCCGGACTACATCAACTTCGTCTTCAAGACGAACTTCGCGCCCCTCATCCAGGATCCCTACCGCGGCATCGGCTATGCGGTCGGCTACCTGTTCCTCGTCTCGCGCATCTTCCTGATGATGCTGAAAGGCTTCAAGAACCACAGTTTCTTCGACGAGCACACGCTCATGTTCATCGCCACCGCCGCCGGCATGGCGCTTGGCAAGTACGAAGAGAGCATCGCCGTCATCATCCTCTACTCGATCGGTGAAGTGCTTCAGGCCCGCGCCGTCATGCGGTCGAAGGACGAGATCACGGCGCTGATGGACATCAAGGTGGAATATGCCAACGTCGTGGTGAACGACGCCATCGTCGTTCGCGACCCGCTTCAGATCAAGGTCGGCGACATCCTAATGGTCAAGCACGGCGAACGCGTCCCTGTGGACGGGATCGTCACGGAAGGCACGAGTTCGATGAACACCTCCGAACTGACCGGCGAGGTCAAGCTGATGCGCGTCGAGCCGGGCACGCCCCTGCTGTCCGGGAACATCAACGTCGGCGACGTGATCCGGATGAGGGCGGAGAAGGAATACAGCGATTCCACGCTCGCGAAGATCATCGACCTGATCGAGAACTCCACCAACAACAAGTCCAGAACCGAGATGTTCATCACGAAGTTCTCGCGCGTCTACACCCCGATCGTCGTCGCGCTCGCCTTCCTGATGGTGATGTACGGCCTCCTCTTCGCTCCGGGTCCCTTCATCGATCCGGCCCACCTCGAGGAAAGCTACCTGTACCGCGCCGCGACCTTCCTCGTGATCTCCTGCCCCTGCTCGCTCGTCCTCTCGGTTCCCCTCTCCTACTTCGCCGGCATCGGCGTCGCGGCGAAGAACGGGATTCTCTTCAAGGGATCGACCTTCCTCCATACCCTGACCGACGTCAAGACGATCGCACTCGACAAGACCGGCACGCTCACCTACGGATCCTTCTTCGTGTCGAGTTATACGGATGAGGAAACCCTCCGGCTCGCCGCATCCCTCGAACGGTATTCGAACCACCCGATCGCGCAGGCGATCGCCGCCTACTACACGAAACCCGTCTACGAACTCTCGGACGTGAGGGAGATTCCGGGATTCGGCATCCGCGGCGCGCTCGATGGCGAACAGGTCCTCGCCGGCAGCCGTCGCTTTCTGATTCAGAACGGCATCGAACTTCCCGCGGACAAGCTTCCTGTCGGCTCCTACACCTTCATCGCCCGGGGCGGCAGATACCTCGGCAACGTCGTCGCCAAGGACGAACTCAAGGAAACCTCGATGGAGACCGTGCGCAAGTTCACGAAGCGCTACGACACGGTGATGCTGACGGGCGACAACGAGGCCTCCGCGGCCGACATCGCGATGAAGCTCGGCGGCATCGAGTACTACGCCGACCTCCTCCCCGAACAGAAACTCGAACGCTTCAACGCGATCCGCACCAAATCCGTCTCGCTCTATGTCGGTGACGGCATCAACGACGCCCCCCTCCTCAGGAACGCCGACATCGGCGTCTCGATGGGTTCGGCTTCCGATCTCGCGATCGAGGTCTCCGACATCATCATCATCAACAACGACGTCCGTCTCCTCGACAAGGCGATCCGGATCGCTCTGCGCACGCGCCTGACGGCGGCCGAGAACATCATCTTCTCGTTGGCGGTCAAGGTCCTGTTCCTCACCCTCTCCGCCTTCGGCGTGATGTGGATGTGGCTGTCGATCTTCGCCGACGTCGGCGTCACCCTTCTCTGCGTCCTGAACGCCCTCCGGATCATCTACGTTCAGCGCTATCTCCACGTCGAACAGAAGGAACGCAAACGGACATGA